A portion of the Corticium candelabrum chromosome 5, ooCorCand1.1, whole genome shotgun sequence genome contains these proteins:
- the LOC134179296 gene encoding ephrin type-A receptor 4a-like, with protein sequence MEIEWFELLSVFKRAEKLERSCTTMCYNEQPSSINCELHRAVKFTSVSDRGTEIYAYACVERKAWALNIENNYMNVMYDVKRNGQSSNDRTVTVSYRQDRTSVENRSVTVNGIISDGYEVPISLYDARNAGSNDGQATYGTLDLAFEKLKEATYWEPGITETQLYSQIQQYQFPQIERQTINSRKYIASGEFGTVEKAIWQSAQSENRVVVAVKALKSETDDDRVRFLREAAILGQFHHPNVVALYGVVTLGSPLLIVLEYLENGDLKQYLTKQRADICSSSPSLECLGKRLLKMCREIASGLEYLSAKLFVHRDLAARNILLDHENTCKIGDFGLARDVAEETYYFTRGGKIPIRWSAPETWNFCKYSSASDVWSYGILLYEIWSLGCRPYGCTPNSEVMSLTDEGYRLPPPPGCSRSMYRLMIDCWNGDSHDRPSCSDVVGRLSVEDDQLLVNRENEESITGKLGDSPQLSANSYQDLQMTHLHIIDEQQV encoded by the exons ATGGAGATTGAATGGTTCGAGCTGCTATCTGTGTTTAAACGAGCTGAGAAATTGGAACGGAGCTGCACGACAATGTGCTACAATGAACAGCCATCTAGTATCAATTGC GAGTTACATCGTGCTGTCAAGTTTACCTCTGTTTCAGATCGTGGTACAGAAATTTATGCTTACGCATGTGTCGAAAGGAAAGCTTGGGCGCTAAACATAGAGAATAACTACATGAACGTAATGTACGACGTGAAACGCAATGGACAATCAAGTAATGACCGAACA GTGACAGTCTCGTACAGACAGGACAGAACAAGCGTGGAAAACAGATCTGTGACAGTTAACGGAATTATTAGTGATGGATATGAAGTTCCTATATCATTATATGATGCGAGAAATGCAGGAAGCAACGATGGC CAAGCAACCTATGGAACGCTCGATTTGGCATTTGAAAAACTAAAGGAGGCTACCTATTGGGAGCCTGGAATTACAGAAACACAACTCTACTCACAAATACAGCAATATCAATTTCCTCAAATTGAACGCCAAACTATTAACTCTAGAAAATATATTGCATCCGG agAGTTTGGTACTGTGGAAAAAGCCATATGGCAATCAGCACAA AGCGAGAATAGAGTTGTGGTTGCGGTCAAGGCTTTGAAATCTGAGACAGACGACGACCGCGTGCGTTTTCTTCGTGAAGCAGCAATTCTTGGACAGTTTCACCATCCAAACGTTGTCGCTCTTTACGGCGTAGTGACATTGGGATCTCCG CTGTTAATTGTTCTTGAATACTTGGAGAACGGAGACTTGAAACAGTATCTAACAAAACAGAGAGCAGATATTTG TTCATCAAGCCCATCATTAGAGTGCCTTGGTAAACGGCTGTTGAAAATGTGCAGAGAGATCGCGTCTGGTCTGGAGTATCTTTCCGCAAAATTGTTTGTTCATAGA GATTTGGCTGCCCGCAATATTCTTCTGGATCACGAAAACACATGCAAG ATTGGAGACTTTGGTCTAGCTCGAGACGTGGCCGAGGAGACGTACTATTTTACGCGTGGAGGCAAAATTCCTATCCGTTGGAGCGCTCCTGAG ACGTGGAATTTTTGCAAATATTCTTCGGCCAGTGACGTGTGGAGCTACGGGATACTACTGTATGAGATATGGTCACTTGGATGCAGGCCGTATGGTTGTACGCCAAATTCCGAA GTGATGTCGTTGACTGACGAAGGTTACcgtcttcctcctcctcccgGTTGTTCCCGTTCGATGTACAGACTGATGATTGACTGCTG GAATGGTGACTCTCATGATCGTCCTAGTTGTAGTGATGTCGTGGGCCGATtatctgttgaagacgaccaGTTGTTAGTGAACAGAGAAAACGAAGAAAGTATCACTGGAAAACTGGGCGACAGCCCACAATTATCCGCCAACAGTTATCAAGATTTGCAGATGACGCACCTTCATATAATTGACGAGCAGCAGGTCTAG
- the LOC134180403 gene encoding ankyrin-3-like produces the protein MEVEKQTRAERDQQGSVVKPRRFREAIVSGDVDVLSRLLSDGANPDQVDELGCSGLVLALDVQKYDVARLLLQRGACPNARCTDGMFVLQKVARTGDVVAVDLLLAHGSTINIRARLGPVASAISKTPLAHSIERGNLLVSKLIITRCPVNRLPALLNAQDVVGQTPLHQVSLCRQYSAIRLAQIMLEKGSFVDAQDKLGRTPLFYAAECGNREMVRVLVHHYASLDICDIKGQTITGRARAKSHIHVAKYLDRKMKAVDYKQNVNCLFQAGLTGQLDDIKQLILAGALINMQTRNGLTVLHGAAKGNHLSLVRFLVASGARLEPEESLESQSMQTALNMAAESHSWDVTEYLLDAGGNPNASLVFFRNPAYHAAEAGKLNVLKKLSEHGCQMDQAIIGAAMGGHLDIVKYLLAQDISAYTKDRLSGLRPADCAILSEHFYVATYLLTELKVSLNIPTGHGDQYRSTLHCILSKTVDATNAVLFVLQNGGRLQAAGDKVIPQPLNCPELLWSITQILLAEEQPFSLRNCCRMTVRRSLIGAPNTSVQCLPLPSSLKSYLLFNL, from the coding sequence ATGGAAGTAGAGAAACAAACCAGAGCTGAACGTGATCAGCAAGGCTCTGTTGTGAAACCTAGACGGTTTCGCGAGGCAATTGTGTCTGGTGACGTCGATGTGCTCTCTCGCTTGCTCTCCGACGGAGCTAATCCCGACCAGGTGGATGAACTCGGCTGTAGTGGCCTTGTATTGGCACTTGATGTACAGAAGTATGACGTCGCCAGACTGTTGTTGCAACGAGGTGCCTGTCCTAATGCCAGGTGTACAGACGGGATGTTTGTGCTGCAGAAGGTGGCTCGAACTGGGGACGTTGTAGCTGTTGATCTTTTGCTCGCTCATGGCAGCACAATAAATATTAGAGCTCGACTCGGTCCAGTGGCTAGTGCGATATCCAAGACTCCACTAGCACATTCTATTGAAAGAGGGAATCTCTTAGTTTCGAAATTGATTATCACTCGTTGTCCTGTTAATCGTTTGCCGGCTTTATTGAACGCACAGGATGTGGTCGGGCAGACTCCACTGCATCAGGTTTCGTTGTGTCGACAATATTCGGCGATTCGATTGGCTCAGATTATGTTAGAGAAAGGCTCGTTTGTAGATGCTCAGGATAAACTGGGCCGAACGCCACTCTTTTATGCTGCCGAGTGTGGAAATCGAGAAATGGTTCGTGTGTTGGTTCATCACTATGCGTCGTTAGACATCTGTGATATCAAGGGGCAGACGATCACAGGCCGTGCTCGTGCTAAGAGTCACATACACGTTGCAAAATATCTAGACAGGAAGATGAAGGCAGTAGATTATAAACAAAATGTAAATTGCTTATTTCAGGCGGGCTTAACCGGTCAGTTGGACGATATCAAACAGTTGATTCTCGCCGGTGCATtaataaacatgcaaactcGTAATGGTTTGACTGTGTTGCACGGCGCTGCAAAAGGAAATCACTTGTCTCTGGTTCGCTTTCTGGTGGCTAGCGGTGCAAGGCTAGAACCCGAGGAATCACTAGAGTCTCAATCCATGCAGACAGCTCTGAACATGGCGGCCGAATCTCATAGCTGGGATGTTACCGAATACTTGTTAGATGCTGGAGGGAATCCTAATGCGAGTCTGGTGTTTTTCCGTAATCCAGCTTACCATGCTGCCGAGGCGGGCAAACTCAATGTTTTAAAGAAACTGTCGGAACATGGTTGTCAGATGGATCAGGCGATAATTGGTGCTGCGATGGGAGGACACTTAGATATCGTGAAATATCTACTAGCACAAGACATATCTGCTTATACAAAAGATCGGCTGTCTGGATTACGACCTGCAGACTGTGCCATTCTGTCTGAGCATTTTTACGTGGCTACCTATTTGTTAACAGAGCTGAAAGTATCTCTTAATATCCCGACGGGACACGGCGATCAGTATCGATCGACTTTGCATTGTATATTGAGCAAGACGGTCGATGCAACGAACGCGGTGCTGTTTGTTCTTCAGAACGGTGGAAGGCTTCAAGCAGCCGGTGATAAAGTTATACCTCAACCTTTGAATTGTCCGGAATTACTTTGGAGCATCACACAGATATTACTGGCAGAGGAGCAACCGTTCTCGTTGAGAAATTGCTGTCGGATGACCGTCAGGCGCAGTTTGATTGGTGCACCCAACACGTCCGTGCAGTGTCTACCTCTCCCTTCGAGTCTCAAGTCGTACTTGCTATTTAACTTGTGA
- the LOC134179295 gene encoding uncharacterized protein LOC134179295 gives MMKVQNLDQLFLTPNPGASLLCFSVSYYELSSSSVIAAMQARLVFLTVFLLLYTISILAEYSCDYKSPISWVLYGTSCYAYFNSTTQNWNKAEQDCQTQKFPNSHLVSMESKEEITFVRSLLTRPPSEAWIGIKGPKKNKEVKWSNGNVVKYQNVIGKLLDNKHCVYTTFSSIWSISHCSEKKPYICEIDAKEVIHYSNAAPTNASAVARVSGSATVWTRSNTFSSSSTLTTVSRTPSRMLTSTAGTRITNTSTAMDFTISATRKTASTGTTTFGVSSAPTAQDVIKHNYTESTSLVRVTEQVMITSPETLSGTGRSSSDSVSVTTATSKLLAQSGVSSGGSSVGVVVGAVLGTVCVIVVVVVVLLAYRRYRKKLKASSNRCQALTAKNPVYHDIETNFNTLSNDELAYEISESRFECNGQSEADRRDTAVIVSSQREETNVENGSTGIYSDYEIPVSVHKPSNNVENDGNVIYGTIRHGFDKLKQAIYWEPGTTEEQLYAQIHRHQFPQIERQAISSRKYVASGEFGTVEKATWRPTHDEEKRVVVAVKALKSETDEDRVRFLREAALLGQFHHENVVALYGVVTLGSPLLIVLEYLENGDLKEYLVEQRESIRSLNSSLSSRLGVILLKMCRDIASGLEYLTGKSFIHRDLAARNILLDHENTCKIGDFGLSRDLANDTYYVTKGGKIPIRWSAPETWNYRKYSSASDVWSYGIVLYEIWSLGCRPFGDTSNSEVMSLTDEGYRLPPPPGCSRSMYSLMINCWNDDYHQRLSCGDVIRCLSVEDEQLLTNRETEEDIGVAGKLGDDPLSSVNCYQDLQMTYLLCKQRAETGELAQVFSFSNAFVSLEVTNASETSMAFRADNSYFCRTMVEPDSWTLNDTNCYRYFSEIKKWDAASRACKAFGNGTGHLVSIESAAENTVVKGLLGSSDEAWIGIEKPNQKRPVTWTDGSDLDYTNNLSDRLLNIKRTMGYAYSDGTWSICFCNRKNNEKGYICEMNAAEKRPTSDVTPSAVTRLANLTTVPTTDTSTRATVGDSNASMELNFDNTLSATTSTLEPPGPANLSSSSSSVQTVGIAVGATLAGICVVVVAVVVTVCYRRFYRQKWKFPFSDVCVEVTNPSFRELEMTNDSNPTYANTEFGRYVQSETVETDTADNTTGRCRQQVEHKFVRPTETYEIPVSLLTSLGDSNHTIYGTIKQGFDKLKKVIYWEPGTTEKQLNSQIERHQFPQIKREAISSRKYVASGEFGTVEKAIWRPAHNDKSRVVVAVKALKSETGEDRVRFLREAALLGQFHHPNVVALYGVVTSGSPLLIVLEYLENGDLKEYLVQQRETIQSSDDSSLLSRLGVVLLKMCRDIASGLEYLAGKSFVHRDLAARNILLDHKDTCKIGDFGLSRDLANETYYVTKGGKIPVRWTAPEALNYRKYSSASDVWSYGIVLYEIWSVGCRPYGDTSNSNVMSLINEGYRLPPPPGCPRSMYSLMIDCWNDDYHQRPSCGDVVRCLSVEDGQLLARGETEKDIGKLGDDPQLSVKCYQDLQMSYLRKNEKKHVT, from the exons ATGATGAAAGTACAAAATCTTGATCAGTTGTTTCTCACACCCAATCCGGGAGCTTCACTGTTGTGTTTTTCAGTATCGTACTACGAGCTGTCTAGTTCAAGTGTTATTGCAGCGATGCAAGCACGACTCGTCTTTCTCACCGTCTTCTTGCTCCTTTATACCATCAGCATCCTGGCAG AATACAGCTGTGATTATAAGTCGCCAATCTCTTGGGTTTTGTATGGTACCAGCTGCTACGCGTACTTCAACTCAACGACACAAAATTGGAATAAAGCTGAACAGGATTGCCAAACACAGAAATTTCCCAACAGCCATCTAGTGTCAATGGAATCGAAAGAAGAGATCACGTTTGTTAGGAGTTTACTCACCCGTCCTCCCAGTGAGGCTTGGATTGGTATTAAAGGCCCAAAAAAGAACAAAGAGGTGAAATGGTCAAATGGCAATGTCGTGAAATATCAAAACGTCATTGGAAAATTACTAGACAACAAGCATTGCGTTTATACAACGTTTTCAAGTATTTGGTCGATCAGCCATTGCTCTGAGAAAAAACCCTATATCTGCGAAATTGATGCAAAAGAAGTGATTCATTACTCTAATGCTGCACCTACAAATGCATCTGCGGTAGCGCGCGTTTCCGGGTCAGCAACTGTATGGACGAGATCTAATACTTTTAGTTCAAGTTCAACACTGACCACGGTTTCTCGGACGCCGTCGCGAATGTTGACGTCAACGGCGGGTACAAGAATTACAAACACCAGTACCGCAATGGATTTTACCATCTCAGCGACGAGGAAGACGGCAAGTACTGGGACGACGACATTTGGGGTCTCCTCCGCTCCTACGGCTCAAGATGTGATTAAACACAATTATACGGAGTCTACTTCGTTGGTTAGGGTAACTGAGCAAGTTATGATCACAAGTCCAGAGACTTTGTCTGGCACTGGTAGAAGTAGTAGTGACAGTGTTTCTGTAACGACAGCTACTTCTAAACTGTTGGCACAATCTGGTGTGTCGTCAGGCGGCAGTTCGGTTGGAGTGGTCGTTGGAGCTGTTTTGGGGACAGTGTGTGTTATTGTGGTCGTTGTAGTTGTGCTACTGGCTTATCGTCGATATCGAAAAAAGTTGAAGGCTTCTAGCAACCgctgtcaag CATTGACAGCAAAAAATCCCGTCTACCACGACATCGAGACAAACTTCAATACCTTGAGCAACGACGAGCTCGCGTACGAGATCTCTGAGTCCAGATTTGAATGCAATGGCCAGTCAGAAGCGGACAGGAGAGATACTGCA GTGATCGTCTCGTCCCAACGAGAAGAGACGAACGTCGAGAACGGTTCCACTGGCATTTATTCTGATTACGAAATTCCCGTATCAGTACACAAACCTAGCAATAACGTTGAAAACGACGGCAAC GTAATATACGGGACCATTAGGCACGGATTTGACAAACTGAAACAGGCGATCTATTGGGAACCGGGAACTACAGAAGAACAGCTATACGCACAAATACATCGACATCAGTTTCCTCAGATTGAACGCCAGGCCATTAGCTCAAGAAAATATGTCGCATCCGG AGAGTTTGGCACTGTGGAAAAGGCAACATGGCGACCAACACAC GATGAGGAAAAGAGAGTCGTGGTCGCGGTCAAGGCTCTCAAATCCGAGACGGACGAAGACCGCGTGCGTTTTCTTCGAGAAGCCGCACTTCTTGGACAATTTCACCACGAAAACGTCGTCGCTCTTTACGGCGTAGTAACGCTAGGATCACCG CTGCTAATTGTTCTTGAATATTTGGAAAATGGAGATTTGAAGGAGTACCTGGTGGAGCAAAGAGAGAGTATTCG ATCATTGAATTCATCTCTGTCATCTCGTCTCGGTGTGATTCTGTTGAAGATGTGTAGAGATATTGCGTCTGGTCTGGAGTATTTGACGGGAAAATCGTTTATCCACAGG GATTTGGCTGCACGCAATATTTTATTGGATCATGAAAATACATGCAAA aTCGGAGACTTCGGTCTCTCTCGAGACTTAGCAAATGATACGTACTACGTTACAAAGGGTGGCAAGATTCCTATTCGATGGAGTGCTCCAGAG ACATGGAATTATCGCAAATATTCGTCGGCCAGTGATGTGTGGAGCTACGGTATTGTTCTGTATGAGATATGGTCACTGGGCTGTAGACCGTTCGGTGACACATCTAATTCTGAG GTAATGTCTTTGACTGACGAGGGTTACcgtcttcctcctcctcctggCTGTTCTCGATCAATGTACAGTTTGATGATTAATTGCTG gAATGATGACTATCATCAGCGTTTGAGTTGTGGTGACGTCATTCGTTGCTTGTCTGTCGAGGACGAACAGTTgctgacaaacagagagacagaggaAGACATTGGTGTTGCTGGAAAATTGGGAGACGACCCACTATCATCCGTCAACTGTTACCAGGACTTGCAGATGACGTATCTTCTGTGCAAACAAAGAGCAGAGACAGGCGAATTG GCTCAG GTTttttctttcagcaatgcatttgtgtctcttgaAGTCACTAATGCGTCTGAAACCTCTATGGCATTCAGGGcggacaaca GCTATTTCTGTCGTACGATGGTTGAGCCAGATTCTTGGACTTTGAATGATACCAACTGCTATCGATACTTTTCAGAAATCAAAAAGTGGGATGCTGCTAGTAGAGCATGCAAAGCGTTTGGCAACGGTACCGGCCATCTAGTATCAATCGAATCAGCAGCAGAGAATACTGTCGTAAAAGGTTTACTTGGCTCATCCGATGAAGCTTGGATTGGTATTGAGAAACCAAACCAGAAAAGACCAGTAACATGGACGGATGGAAGCGATCTCGATTATACTAACAACTTGTCTGATCGACTACTCAATATTAAAAGGACTATGGGTTACGCTTATTCTGACGGTACTTGGTCGATTTGTTTTTGCAATAGGAAGAATAACGAAAAAGGTTACATCTGCGAAATGAATGCCGCAGAAAAGAGACCTACATCTGACGTCACGCCGAGTGCAGTAACGCGCTTGGCAAATCTGACGACGGTACCGACGACAGACACTTCAACAAGAGCAACAGTCGGAGACTCCAACGCTTCCATGGAACTGAATTTTGATAATACCTTGTCCGCAACTACGTCTACTCTAGAACCGCCAGGACCAGCTAATCTCTCGTCAAGTAGCAGTTCTGTTCAGACTGTTGGAATAGCAGTTGGAGCTACATTAGCAGGAATATGCGTCGTCGTGGTCGCTGTTGTCGTGACAGTCTGTTATCGACGCTTCTACCGTCAGAAATGGAAATTTCCGTTCAGTGATGTTTGTGTAGAAG TCACAAATCCTTCTTTTCGTGAACTCGAGATGACAAACGACAGCAACCCTACATACGCCAATACCGAGTTTGGACGCTATGTCCAATCAGAAACCGTTGAAACAGATACTGCAGATAAT ACGACAGGTCGTTGCAGACAACAAGTCGAACACAAGTTTGTGAGACCTACTGAAACATACGAAATTCCCGTATCACTCCTAACCAGTTTGGGCGACAGCAAC CATACGATATACGGAACTATTAAGCAAGGATTCGACAAACTGAAGAAAGTGATCTATTGGGAGCCAGGGACAACAGAAAAACAGTTAAACTCACAAATAGAACGACATCAATTTCCTCAAATCAAACGCGAAGCGATCAGCTCAAGAAAATACGTCGCATCCGG TGAGTTTGGTACAGTGGAAAAGGCAATATGGCGACCAGCACAC AATGACAAGAGTCGAGTTGTCGTTGCAGTCAAGGCTCTCAAATCCGAGACGGGCGAAGATCGTGTGCGTTTCCTTCGAGAAGCCGCTCTTCTCGGACAATTTCATCATCCGAATGTCGTCGCTCTTTACGGCGTGGTGACGTCAGGATCGCCG CTGTTGATTGTCCTTGAATATTTGGAAAACGGAGACCTCAAGGAGTATCTGGTGCAGCAGAGAGAAACTATTCA GTCGTCGGATGATTCATCTCTGTTGTCACGTTTGGGTGTCGTTCTATTGAAGATGTGTAGGGACATCGCGTCTGGGCTCGAGTATCTTGCAGGGAAATCGTTTGTTCACAGG GATTTGGCAGCTCGCAATATTTTGTTGGATCATAAAGACACGTGCAAA ATTGGAGATTTCGGTCTCTCTCGAGACTTAGCAAACGAGACGTACTACGTTACAAAGGGTGGCAAGATTCCCGTTCGATGGACCGCTCCAGAG GCGTTGAATTATCGCAAATATTCGTCGGCCAGTGACGTGTGGAGCTACGGTATTGTTCTGTATGAGATATGGTCAGTCGGATGTAGACCGTATGGTGACACTTCTAATTCCAAT GTGATGTCTTTGATTAACGAGGGTTAtcgtcttcctcctcctcctggCTGTCCTCGATCAAT GTACAGCCTAATGATCGACTGCTG GAATGATGACTATCATCAGCGTCCAAGTTGTGGTGACGTCGTTCGCTGTTTGTCCGTCGAAGACGGTCAGTTACTTGCAAgaggagagacagagaaagacatCGGAAAGCTGGGCGACGACCCACAGTTGTCCGTCAAGTGTTACCAGGACCTGCAGATGTCGTATCTTCGCAAAAATGAGAAGAAACACGTGACCTGA